The following is a genomic window from Halococcus hamelinensis 100A6.
CGGCCGATCCCACCGATCGCGTGGTTGCCGATAGCCATCATCGTGCTCCCGACGCTGGCTCTGGGCGCGGTCTCGGTCCCGCTCCCCGCGCTGTTCGTCGTGTTCATCGGGGCCTTCTTCCCGATATTCACGAACACCATCGAGGGTGCGCGCAACATCGAGACCGAGTACAGCCGGGCGGCCGAGAGCCTCGGCGCGTCCTCGACCGACGTGTTTCGACACGTGGTCCTGCCGGCGACGATGCCGTCGATCATCACCGGGCTGTCGCTCGGGGTGGGCCTCGGCTGGATCACGGTCGTGGCCGCCGAACTCCTCACGGGCGGTCCCGGTCTCGGCTACATCATCATCCAGGGGTCGCGATTGTTACAGAACCAGATCTGTCTCTTATACACATCTC
Proteins encoded in this region:
- a CDS encoding ABC transporter permease — its product is MSTDSVTDRLGEQVSGALPTPTRGVLKLLSLVGFLAIWWLCYRFGVLNFEHFVSPVTTIVEFGAALAGRPLTEGGDTIYLHAAYSTARVAIGVVAAALLAIPLGLLIGTSPTWENRLYPALEAFRPIPPIAWLPIAIIVLPTLALGAVSVPLPALFVVFIGAFFPIFTNTIEGARNIETEYSRAAESLGASSTDVFRHVVLPATMPSIITGLSLGVGLGWITVVAAELLTGGPGLGYIIIQGSRLLQNQICLLYTS